A genome region from Pseudorca crassidens isolate mPseCra1 chromosome 20, mPseCra1.hap1, whole genome shotgun sequence includes the following:
- the ACP4 gene encoding testicular acid phosphatase — MAGPGFRGHTAGLLLLLLLLPQALTEGPLVFVAVVFRHGDRAPLASYPTDPHKEAVSILWPRGLGQLTGEGVRQQLELGRFLRSRYEDFLSPEYRREEVYIRSTDFDRTLESAQANLAGLFPEAAPGRSEATWRPIPVHTVPVTEDKLLRFPTRSCPRYQELLREATEAAEYQTALEGWTDFLTHLENFTGLSLVGEPLRRAWKVLDTLICQQAHGLPLPSWASPDVLQTLAQISALDIGAHVGPPGAAEKAQLSGGILLDAILANFSRVQHLGLPLKMVMYSAHDSTLLALQAALGLYDGHTPPYAACLGFEFRRRLGDPDDDAGNVTISLFYRNDSAGLPLTLSLPGCPAACPLGRFRQLTAPARPPAHGVPCHGFYEPAAPAATAVPLLAGAVAVLAALSTGLGLLPCRAGCLRAWGRPV; from the exons ATGGCCGGGCCAGGGTTTCGGGGCCACACTGCTGGacttctcctgctgctgctgctgctaccccAGGCCCTGACAGAGGGACCCCTGGTCTTTGTGGCTGTG GTGTTCCGCCATGGCGACCGGGCCCCGCTGGCCTCCTATCCCACTGACCCGCACAAGGAGGCTGTATCTATCCTGTGGCCACGTGGCCTGGGCCAGCTGACTGGG GAAGGGGTCCGCCAGCAGCTGGAGCTGGGCCGCTTCCTGAGAAGTCGCTACGAGGATTTTCTGAGCCCCGAGTACCGGCGGGAGGAG GTGTACATTCGCAGCACAGACTTTGACCGGACCCTGGAGAGTGCTCAGGCCAACCTAGCGGGGCTTTTCCCTGAGGCCGCCCCAGGGCGCTCCGAGGCCACCTGGAGGCCGATCCCTGTGCACACGGTGCCCGTCACTGAGGACAAG CTGCTGAGGTTCCCTACACGAAGCTGTCCCCGATACCAGGAGCTGCTGAGGGAGGCCACGGAGGCCGCCGAGTACCAGACGGCCCTAGAGGGTTGGACG GACTTCTTGACTCACCTGGAGAACTTCACGGGGCTGTCGCTGGTCGGGGAGCCGCTCCGCAGGGCGTGGAAAGTTCTGGACACTCTTATTTGCCAG caaGCCCACGGTCTCCCCCTCCCATCCTGGGCCTCCCCGGATGTCCTGCAGACACTAGCTCAGATCTCGGCTTTGGATATTGGGGCACACGTGGGCCCACCCGGGGCAGCAGAGAAGGCCCAGCTGTCTGGGG GAATCCTGCTGGATGCCATCCTTGCCAATTTCTCTCGGGTGCAGCACTTAGGGCTGCCCCTCAAGATGGTCATGTATTCGGCT CACGACAGCACTCTCCTGGCTCTCCAGGCGGCCCTGGGCCTCTATGATGGGCACACACCGCCTTATGCCGCCTGCCTCGGCTTTGAGTTCCGGAGGCGCCTTGGGGACCCGGATGACGACGCAGG gaATGTCACCATCTCCCTCTTCTACCGCAACGACTCTGCTGGCTTACCCTTGACCCTCAGCCTCCCCGGGTGCCCGGCGGCCTGCCCCTTAGGTCGCTTCCGCCAGCTGACGGCCCCCGCCCGGCCTCCGGCTCACGGGGTCCCCTGCCATGGCTTCTACGAGCCCGCCGCCCCCGCAG CCACCGCGGTGCCTCTGCTCGCTGGTGCTGTGGCTGTGCTGGCAGCCCTCAGCACGGGGCTGGGCCTGCTGCCCTGCAGAGCCGGCTGCCTGCGGGCCTGGGGGCGCCCCGTGTGA